From the Leucobacter denitrificans genome, one window contains:
- the hisC gene encoding histidinol-phosphate transaminase: MSFSFRPGLEQVAAYTPGKPAPVGADGLSAKLSSNENPNDPLPSVIDAIVKTFPTSVNRYPNMATPELSEALAARLGVDAQSLVFGSGSVEVASQLIHALAGPGDEVMYAWRSFEAYPILVRAAGAVPLEVPLDAELRHDLDAMADAITERTKLVFVCTPNNPTGATVTTNELDRFMQRVPKHVLVVIDEAYVHFDVDPKSPTGLDFFARYENVAVLHTFSKAYGLAGLRVGYAIARPDVAEALRKVALPFGVTDLAQSAAVASLAAEAELQVRIDTIVEERDRVYAALKSAGLPVFPSQANFVWLEAGESTEAVNEVFRARGVSVRAFAGSGLRISIGSAIENDAVIEVAGLAAAAHMNIQTNRGPQ, translated from the coding sequence ATGTCGTTTTCGTTCCGCCCGGGGCTTGAGCAGGTTGCTGCGTACACGCCCGGCAAGCCCGCACCTGTGGGGGCAGACGGGCTGAGCGCTAAGCTTTCGTCGAACGAGAACCCGAACGATCCGCTGCCGTCGGTCATCGATGCGATCGTGAAGACGTTCCCAACCTCTGTCAACCGGTATCCGAATATGGCGACCCCAGAACTGAGCGAGGCGCTCGCCGCGAGGCTCGGCGTTGATGCGCAAAGCCTCGTGTTTGGTTCTGGCTCGGTCGAGGTTGCGTCGCAGCTCATCCACGCGCTCGCTGGCCCCGGCGACGAGGTCATGTACGCGTGGCGCTCGTTCGAGGCGTACCCCATTCTTGTGCGCGCGGCGGGCGCGGTGCCGCTTGAGGTGCCGCTCGACGCAGAACTGCGGCACGACCTTGATGCGATGGCTGATGCGATCACTGAGCGCACGAAGCTCGTGTTCGTGTGCACTCCGAATAACCCCACGGGCGCAACGGTCACTACCAACGAACTCGACCGCTTTATGCAGCGTGTGCCGAAGCACGTGCTCGTGGTCATTGACGAGGCGTACGTGCATTTCGATGTGGATCCGAAGTCGCCAACCGGCCTCGACTTCTTTGCGCGGTACGAGAACGTCGCGGTGCTGCACACCTTCTCGAAGGCGTACGGGCTCGCGGGCCTTCGCGTGGGCTACGCAATCGCGCGCCCGGACGTTGCAGAGGCGCTCCGCAAGGTCGCGTTGCCGTTCGGCGTCACTGATCTCGCGCAGTCGGCGGCCGTTGCGTCTCTCGCTGCCGAAGCCGAGTTGCAGGTGCGGATCGACACGATTGTGGAAGAGCGCGACCGCGTGTATGCGGCGCTCAAGTCCGCTGGACTTCCGGTATTTCCTTCGCAGGCGAACTTCGTTTGGCTTGAGGCGGGGGAGTCGACTGAGGCCGTGAACGAGGTATTTCGCGCAAGAGGTGTATCAGTTCGCGCATTCGCAGGATCAGGCCTTCGCATTTCGATCGGTTCGGCAATCGAAAACGATGCCGTTATCGAAGTTGCGGGTCTTGCAGCTGCGGCACACATGAACATTCAGACGAACAGGGGACCGCAGTGA
- a CDS encoding ABC transporter permease: MIGAIEFGLLYGIMALGVYLTFRVLDFPDLTVDGSLTTGAATAAALIHAGQNPLLATAAGFVTGAIAGAVTGILHTKGNIDGLLAGILTMIALWSVNLRIMGKSNLPFLREDTLISPLREAGWMGKTWFVVLIFLAVVFIIKLLVDWFLSTDIGLAIQATGNNEQMIRSFGVNTDGMKILTLSLSNGLVGLAGALIAQYNGVADISMGIGVILVGLASVILGQAIVGQRWIWLATLAVIVGSVLYRLIIFGALRVGLNQDDMKLITAILVVAALLLPRWGFLKRVPSLRDRGGRRRPPEAVAPEVAAPAEAKGA; encoded by the coding sequence GTGATCGGTGCAATTGAATTTGGGCTCCTTTACGGAATCATGGCCCTCGGGGTGTACCTCACCTTCCGCGTGCTAGATTTTCCTGACCTTACGGTTGATGGCAGCCTGACAACTGGAGCTGCGACCGCCGCCGCGCTGATCCACGCGGGTCAAAACCCGCTGCTCGCAACAGCCGCGGGCTTCGTCACGGGCGCCATTGCGGGCGCGGTAACCGGAATTCTGCACACGAAGGGCAACATCGATGGGCTGCTCGCGGGCATTCTCACAATGATTGCGCTGTGGTCGGTGAACCTGCGCATCATGGGTAAATCGAACCTGCCGTTCTTGCGAGAAGACACTCTGATCAGCCCCCTTCGCGAGGCTGGCTGGATGGGTAAGACCTGGTTCGTCGTGCTTATCTTCCTCGCGGTGGTCTTCATCATTAAGCTGCTCGTCGACTGGTTCTTGTCGACCGACATCGGTCTGGCGATTCAGGCGACCGGTAACAACGAGCAGATGATCCGCAGCTTCGGAGTGAACACCGACGGCATGAAGATTCTCACGCTGTCGCTGTCGAACGGCCTCGTGGGGCTCGCGGGCGCACTCATCGCGCAGTACAACGGAGTCGCCGACATCAGCATGGGCATCGGCGTGATTCTCGTTGGTCTGGCATCGGTGATTCTCGGCCAGGCAATTGTGGGGCAACGGTGGATCTGGCTCGCTACGCTCGCCGTCATCGTCGGCTCTGTGCTCTACCGTCTCATCATCTTTGGTGCGCTGCGAGTCGGCCTGAACCAGGATGACATGAAGCTCATCACGGCGATTCTCGTGGTCGCGGCGCTGCTGCTGCCGCGCTGGGGCTTCCTCAAACGCGTACCTTCGCTGCGCGACCGCGGTGGCAGGCGGCGACCCCCTGAGGCGGTCGCGCCCGAAGTGGCCGCACCTGCCGAGGCGAAGGGGGCGTAA
- a CDS encoding aldehyde dehydrogenase family protein, with protein sequence MAEERVPEGSVWSSVASAAPERVSRWKAEGAAGGGSTRKPAPTLLGDLAGDPEHLDFTKRLIDALFGSTDAFTAAMDLREISQQELPDTMQARDRLLLRASGIASLGLPWMVRPAARKRLLSRLPDLFLSLKLSGKMPALVETIRRHSDRGQTVLTALHGDRVHGATGGQREVDRLVALTQVPSVKYLAFDPARLVPEATDWSIDADLAIAVERVQPVLRAALEHRVRVIFEPRDTTWARQVPELLIRSLADPSLDRLEVGVSLLAELPESWESYAAIHRFAGRRVSDGGSPIEIVVGLTDALAEERVRSIHSGLPVAVLEDPTERCAQLLRLAEIALQPSRAAVLRPVIATEDPLVAAAVIEMATQLGSEKLYALQLRDGVATALAEHLASEGKDTLPEVRLRLPVTARGEFGEVIDYLFNRIVDAVTQETCDFPEAVLLAAEPPPTRRRAQQRAREWDPTERDSALFYRAPEDPTPHDTGGLTAAVLGLTRASTGEISLEEVVPARQIPVRSDSGFANEPETDGSHPANREWARGLLRKAGEITAYGDGLDETIALSQADLDPDAAAEAAREAAGRWANQQHENRSVRLRRVALATAAARDRLITELAADTGAPASELDAAVNHIIDAARYAGQLADELKVVRGAVFLPDRLVLVVADATAPLATQAASVLAVLGTGAGALWAVSPGMMRSATACVEEWEAGGLTPGAVRLVSVVGEHTFAALGASTFVDRAIALGDPALGRELARRRPDLRVEGHFSARGSIAVTPSAEPDRAIADIIASAFQGTQTTLSRARAVILVSSLARSREFREELADAVRSLRVGDSARPGESDPLQFDIGPLPAPPGPAALAALSELGPGEEWLVQPRQLDDEGRLWSPGIRMGVALGSPFWDDALGLPVIGMTSAQMLSEAIAQQNVVGSGAVAGLQSWDEQEVLAWLSNIEAGSLSVNRPTSGARIERQPSGGWNEAVMGLPGLVGGPHWLLAQGSWQLRAGKRSETLHLRGLTPEVVMLIESVQPDLSYESFDEVRRAALADQLTWQTTLGTVTDEIGLGIERNVLRVEPVSVQLRLAEDGDLASLVRVLAAALLVRAPITVSTGVVLPLALAGVLESQGIEVSLERDDDWLERLAVAGPAGPGGSVASRVRLIGGNRVRAAEWMGGLDRSALWAEPVTMAGPVELLSLLREQSVSVRAERHGLADHAAGIDQLLD encoded by the coding sequence ATGGCAGAAGAGCGCGTGCCCGAGGGGTCGGTGTGGTCAAGTGTTGCGAGCGCTGCTCCCGAGCGGGTGAGTCGCTGGAAAGCCGAGGGCGCCGCGGGGGGCGGATCCACACGCAAGCCGGCACCCACGCTGCTTGGTGACCTCGCGGGTGACCCCGAGCACCTCGACTTCACGAAGCGGCTTATCGACGCGCTCTTCGGTAGCACCGACGCATTCACCGCGGCGATGGACTTGCGTGAGATCTCACAGCAGGAACTGCCCGACACGATGCAGGCGCGCGATCGCCTGTTGCTTCGGGCGAGCGGAATCGCGTCGCTCGGGCTCCCGTGGATGGTGCGGCCCGCGGCGCGCAAGAGGTTGCTGTCGCGGCTCCCAGATCTCTTTCTGTCTCTCAAGCTTTCGGGCAAGATGCCCGCGCTTGTCGAGACGATTCGGCGGCACAGCGACCGCGGTCAGACGGTGCTCACCGCGTTGCACGGCGACCGCGTGCACGGGGCCACGGGTGGTCAGCGCGAGGTGGATCGGCTCGTAGCCCTCACTCAGGTACCGTCGGTAAAGTATCTCGCGTTTGATCCCGCGCGGCTCGTGCCGGAGGCGACCGACTGGTCGATCGACGCCGATCTCGCCATCGCCGTGGAGCGCGTCCAGCCGGTGCTCCGCGCTGCCCTCGAACACCGTGTGCGTGTCATCTTCGAACCGCGCGACACCACCTGGGCGCGACAGGTGCCCGAGCTCCTCATCCGGTCCCTCGCCGACCCCTCGCTCGACCGACTCGAGGTGGGGGTCAGCCTGCTCGCTGAACTGCCAGAGAGCTGGGAATCGTACGCGGCGATCCACCGGTTTGCGGGGCGACGTGTGTCAGATGGTGGATCGCCGATCGAGATCGTTGTCGGCCTCACTGACGCGCTCGCGGAGGAGCGGGTGCGATCGATCCACTCAGGCCTGCCGGTGGCGGTGCTCGAGGACCCGACTGAGCGTTGCGCCCAACTGCTTCGACTCGCCGAGATCGCACTGCAGCCGAGTCGCGCGGCGGTGCTTCGGCCAGTCATTGCGACGGAGGATCCGCTAGTCGCGGCTGCTGTGATTGAGATGGCCACGCAGCTTGGCTCAGAAAAGCTCTACGCGCTGCAACTGCGCGACGGCGTGGCAACGGCTCTCGCGGAACACCTCGCGAGCGAGGGCAAGGACACGCTTCCCGAAGTGCGGCTGCGGCTGCCGGTGACCGCGCGTGGCGAGTTCGGCGAGGTGATTGACTACCTGTTCAACCGCATCGTTGATGCGGTGACGCAGGAGACGTGCGACTTTCCCGAAGCGGTGCTGCTCGCTGCCGAACCGCCGCCGACGCGTCGCCGAGCGCAGCAGCGTGCGCGCGAGTGGGACCCCACCGAGCGCGACAGTGCACTCTTTTATCGTGCGCCCGAAGATCCGACACCGCACGACACCGGCGGGCTCACTGCCGCAGTGCTTGGGCTTACCCGCGCATCGACCGGTGAGATCTCGCTTGAAGAGGTCGTGCCCGCGAGGCAGATCCCGGTTCGATCGGACTCAGGGTTCGCGAATGAGCCAGAGACCGACGGGTCGCACCCGGCGAACCGAGAGTGGGCTCGTGGTCTGCTGCGCAAAGCCGGAGAAATCACCGCTTACGGCGACGGACTCGACGAAACGATTGCTCTGTCGCAGGCCGACCTTGACCCTGACGCCGCAGCCGAAGCGGCCCGCGAGGCCGCAGGTCGATGGGCAAATCAGCAGCACGAGAATCGCTCGGTGCGATTGCGCAGGGTTGCCCTCGCGACTGCCGCAGCGCGCGACCGACTCATCACCGAGCTCGCGGCAGACACCGGCGCGCCGGCCTCAGAACTCGATGCCGCAGTGAACCACATCATTGACGCCGCTCGGTACGCGGGGCAGCTCGCCGACGAACTCAAGGTGGTGCGCGGCGCAGTGTTTCTGCCGGATCGCCTCGTGCTCGTCGTCGCCGACGCGACCGCGCCGCTCGCGACCCAGGCCGCGTCGGTGCTCGCGGTGCTCGGCACCGGAGCTGGCGCACTCTGGGCCGTGTCGCCGGGCATGATGCGATCCGCCACCGCGTGCGTCGAGGAGTGGGAAGCCGGGGGACTGACCCCCGGGGCTGTGCGACTCGTGAGCGTGGTCGGCGAGCACACCTTCGCGGCGCTCGGCGCGAGCACATTTGTGGATCGCGCGATCGCTCTCGGCGACCCCGCGCTCGGGCGCGAGCTCGCGAGGCGGCGACCAGACCTGCGTGTCGAAGGACACTTCTCGGCTCGCGGATCGATCGCGGTGACGCCCTCAGCCGAGCCTGATCGGGCGATTGCCGACATTATCGCGTCAGCGTTTCAAGGAACCCAGACCACGCTCAGCCGTGCGCGCGCCGTCATTCTCGTGTCGAGCCTCGCGCGGTCGCGAGAGTTTCGAGAGGAGCTCGCGGATGCGGTTCGCAGTCTTCGCGTCGGTGACTCGGCGAGGCCGGGAGAGTCCGATCCGCTGCAGTTCGACATCGGGCCCCTGCCCGCGCCGCCCGGCCCCGCCGCACTCGCCGCACTTTCCGAGCTGGGCCCTGGCGAGGAGTGGCTCGTGCAGCCGCGCCAGCTCGACGACGAGGGCCGACTGTGGAGCCCGGGAATTCGCATGGGCGTCGCGCTCGGGTCACCGTTCTGGGATGACGCACTCGGGCTGCCGGTCATCGGCATGACGTCGGCGCAGATGCTTTCTGAAGCGATTGCGCAGCAGAACGTTGTCGGCAGCGGTGCCGTTGCAGGGCTGCAATCGTGGGATGAGCAAGAGGTGCTCGCCTGGCTCAGCAACATTGAGGCGGGATCGCTCTCGGTGAACCGTCCTACGAGCGGTGCTCGTATCGAGCGCCAGCCCAGCGGCGGATGGAACGAAGCTGTCATGGGCTTGCCCGGACTCGTAGGTGGCCCCCACTGGTTGCTCGCGCAAGGGTCTTGGCAGTTGCGTGCTGGCAAACGCAGCGAGACACTACACCTGCGCGGCCTCACCCCTGAGGTCGTCATGCTCATCGAGTCGGTGCAACCCGACCTCAGTTACGAGTCGTTTGACGAAGTGCGACGGGCCGCCCTCGCCGACCAGCTCACTTGGCAAACCACGCTCGGCACGGTCACCGATGAGATCGGTCTCGGCATCGAACGTAACGTGTTGCGGGTTGAACCGGTGTCGGTGCAGCTCAGGCTTGCCGAAGACGGCGACCTCGCTTCTCTTGTGCGCGTGCTCGCAGCTGCGCTGCTCGTTCGTGCGCCGATCACGGTCTCGACCGGTGTCGTGCTGCCGCTGGCGCTTGCCGGGGTGCTCGAGTCGCAAGGCATAGAGGTGTCGCTCGAGCGCGACGACGATTGGCTCGAGCGCCTCGCGGTCGCGGGCCCGGCAGGCCCAGGTGGATCGGTCGCCTCCCGCGTGCGACTCATCGGCGGCAACCGCGTGCGCGCAGCCGAGTGGATGGGCGGGCTCGACCGGTCAGCACTCTGGGCCGAACCCGTGACGATGGCTGGACCCGTCGAGCTACTCTCGCTGCTGCGCGAGCAGTCGGTGTCTGTGCGCGCCGAGCGGCATGGGCTCGCCGATCACGCCGCCGGGATCGACCAGCTGCTCGACTAG
- a CDS encoding ABC transporter ATP-binding protein codes for MLKIDNISKTFFAGTINERRALVNVSLQLDEGDFVTVIGSNGAGKSTLLNTVSGRYTVDTGSIAIDSAPVAKLKEFQRAKYVGRVFQDPMAGTAPDLTIEQNLALALQRGKRRSLGRGITKARKERFTEELKMLELGLENRLTAKVGLLSGGQRQALSLLMAGFTSPRILLLDEHTAALDPQRADLVTNLTERIVAEENLTTLMVTHNMEQALKLGNRLIMMHEGRIVFEASAAEKKKLTVPLLLAEFAKIKGASFDDRALLA; via the coding sequence ATGCTGAAGATTGACAACATCTCGAAGACCTTTTTCGCTGGAACGATCAACGAGCGCCGAGCACTCGTCAACGTGAGTTTGCAGCTCGACGAAGGTGACTTCGTCACAGTGATCGGGTCGAACGGTGCCGGAAAGTCGACGCTGCTCAACACGGTCTCGGGCCGCTACACGGTTGACACGGGCAGTATCGCAATTGACAGTGCCCCGGTTGCGAAGCTCAAAGAATTTCAGCGTGCAAAATACGTGGGACGTGTGTTCCAGGATCCGATGGCGGGAACCGCTCCGGATCTCACGATTGAACAGAACCTCGCCCTTGCGCTGCAGCGCGGCAAGCGACGAAGCCTCGGTCGTGGAATCACGAAGGCGCGCAAGGAGCGCTTCACCGAAGAGCTCAAGATGCTCGAACTTGGCCTCGAGAACCGCCTCACCGCGAAGGTGGGTCTGCTCTCTGGTGGTCAGCGCCAGGCTCTCTCGTTGCTTATGGCTGGGTTCACCTCACCGCGCATTTTGCTGCTCGATGAGCACACGGCCGCGCTCGATCCACAGCGTGCCGATCTGGTGACGAACCTCACCGAGCGAATTGTCGCCGAGGAAAACCTCACCACCCTGATGGTGACGCACAACATGGAGCAGGCGCTCAAGCTCGGCAACCGGCTCATCATGATGCACGAGGGGCGAATCGTCTTCGAGGCCTCTGCGGCGGAGAAGAAGAAGCTCACGGTGCCGCTGCTGCTAGCGGAATTCGCGAAGATCAAGGGCGCGAGCTTCGACGATCGAGCACTGCTTGCGTAG
- a CDS encoding GNAT family N-acetyltransferase: MTPLAPGYTLHSAQGLDALPIHTFHDICKLRQQVFVVEQNCVYLDLDGRDAEPSTAQYWVAAPDGAVAATLRVLDEGDREPHLLAIGRVATAQAHRGKSLAGALIEAVVAEFGHRPLILEAQSHLTGWYGRFGFVPCGSEYLEDGIPHTPMRREAHA, translated from the coding sequence ATGACGCCTCTCGCCCCCGGTTACACGCTGCATTCCGCCCAGGGTCTCGACGCTTTACCGATCCACACGTTTCACGACATCTGCAAACTGCGTCAGCAAGTGTTTGTGGTCGAGCAGAACTGCGTGTACCTCGATCTCGATGGGCGCGACGCCGAACCTTCGACGGCGCAGTACTGGGTCGCCGCGCCAGACGGTGCCGTGGCCGCGACGCTTCGCGTGCTTGACGAGGGCGATCGCGAACCGCACCTGCTCGCGATCGGCCGCGTCGCGACGGCGCAGGCGCACCGAGGCAAGTCGCTCGCGGGTGCGCTCATCGAGGCGGTCGTCGCCGAATTCGGGCACCGCCCCCTGATTCTCGAGGCGCAGTCACATCTCACCGGCTGGTACGGTCGCTTCGGTTTCGTTCCGTGTGGATCGGAGTACCTCGAAGACGGCATTCCCCATACGCCGATGCGACGTGAGGCGCACGCATAA
- a CDS encoding ABC transporter substrate-binding protein, with product MRMTSFRRPAMAIAGLAAAALALTACSNSPAAEDTDSEAATSYTIGISQFVQHPALDAAATGFKQAFADAGLEVEWDEANANGDQSTAVSIGQDFAASGPDLVLAIATPSAQTAAQAIMDIPVLFTAVTDPVEAQLVDSNEAPGGNITGTSDAVPADTLEEQFALLTDLVPGAKKVGIVYASGEVNSQVQVDAATEVAEGLGIEIVTKTVTTQNDISAATEALGDVDAIYVPTDNMVVAGIASLVQVAETKQIPVIAAEEGTVEGGAVATLGIDYEALGYQTGEMAIKVLEGADTASMPVEFANEFSYVVNEGAAERMGVTIPQEILDQASKVGE from the coding sequence ATGCGAATGACCTCGTTCCGACGCCCAGCTATGGCCATTGCCGGTCTTGCTGCCGCAGCACTCGCGCTGACCGCATGCTCGAACAGCCCCGCCGCTGAAGACACCGACTCAGAAGCAGCCACCTCGTACACGATTGGCATCAGCCAGTTTGTGCAGCACCCGGCACTCGATGCCGCGGCAACTGGCTTCAAGCAGGCCTTTGCCGATGCAGGTCTAGAGGTTGAGTGGGATGAGGCGAACGCAAACGGTGACCAGAGCACCGCAGTGTCGATCGGCCAGGATTTCGCAGCATCGGGTCCAGACCTCGTGCTCGCAATCGCAACCCCGTCGGCTCAGACTGCTGCTCAGGCGATCATGGACATTCCGGTGCTCTTCACCGCAGTGACCGATCCCGTTGAGGCGCAGCTCGTGGACTCGAACGAGGCTCCTGGCGGCAACATCACCGGTACCAGCGACGCAGTTCCGGCTGACACGCTCGAAGAGCAGTTCGCGCTGCTCACCGATCTCGTGCCTGGCGCAAAGAAGGTTGGCATCGTCTACGCCTCGGGCGAAGTGAACTCGCAGGTGCAGGTCGACGCTGCAACCGAGGTCGCTGAGGGTCTCGGCATCGAGATCGTCACGAAGACCGTGACCACGCAGAACGATATCTCAGCAGCAACCGAGGCGCTCGGCGACGTTGACGCAATCTACGTACCGACCGACAACATGGTCGTTGCGGGCATCGCTTCGCTCGTGCAGGTCGCAGAGACCAAGCAGATCCCTGTCATCGCTGCCGAAGAGGGCACCGTTGAGGGTGGCGCAGTCGCAACCCTCGGTATTGACTACGAGGCGCTCGGCTACCAGACCGGTGAAATGGCAATCAAGGTACTCGAGGGCGCTGACACCGCAAGCATGCCGGTCGAGTTTGCGAACGAGTTCTCGTACGTCGTGAACGAGGGCGCAGCAGAGCGCATGGGCGTCACCATTCCGCAGGAGATCCTCGATCAGGCATCGAAGGTCGGCGAGTAA
- a CDS encoding YbhB/YbcL family Raf kinase inhibitor-like protein: MTNQPSRGLINPYEGMPEKPEFTLSSTDILDGEPLPAEQYGQSAGGSNQSPQLSWSGFPEETKSFVVTCYDPDAPTGSGFWHWAVANIPGSVTDLPANAGAANSTLLPEGAITMPNEKRDPAFAGAAPPAGTGVHHYWFVVHALNVDHIDIDPQATPAVLGFMMREAVLARAIIVATGEYGNAA, from the coding sequence ATGACGAACCAACCGAGCCGCGGTCTCATCAACCCATACGAGGGCATGCCTGAGAAGCCCGAGTTCACACTCTCAAGCACCGATATTCTCGACGGCGAACCATTGCCCGCTGAGCAGTACGGCCAGTCTGCCGGTGGATCGAATCAGTCACCACAGCTGTCGTGGTCCGGGTTTCCTGAAGAGACCAAGAGCTTCGTGGTGACGTGTTACGACCCCGATGCGCCAACGGGCTCGGGGTTCTGGCACTGGGCCGTCGCGAATATTCCGGGATCGGTCACCGACCTGCCAGCAAACGCAGGCGCGGCGAACAGCACTCTTCTGCCCGAGGGCGCGATCACGATGCCAAATGAGAAGCGTGACCCGGCGTTCGCCGGTGCGGCACCACCGGCTGGTACCGGCGTGCACCACTACTGGTTTGTCGTGCACGCACTGAATGTTGATCACATTGACATCGACCCGCAGGCAACCCCGGCGGTGCTCGGATTCATGATGCGCGAAGCGGTGCTCGCTCGCGCAATTATCGTTGCGACCGGCGAGTACGGTAACGCCGCATAA
- a CDS encoding FadR/GntR family transcriptional regulator, whose product MASTTGSDRARAALSYLRRKISSGEWPLGERIPIEPELAEQMGVGRSTVREAVRSLASMGMLETAPGRGTFVRSATPTSSLLDEFLADFSLEEILSYRRALEVEAAQQAALHRSDEDIEALELATVEEVGCSRCPVLSLGDSGAGAFDSRFHRLIFDAAKNRLLSSLYAGINDQLRTPQHRGRLANVATSAEMERDHHRVLDAIKRRDFIDAVHAMVDHVDHDVVIVNEQQEVVPPLFRTPEQQQRMDDVREGRPATA is encoded by the coding sequence ATGGCGTCAACGACCGGCTCTGATCGCGCGCGCGCAGCGCTCTCTTACCTCAGGCGAAAAATTTCTTCGGGTGAGTGGCCGCTCGGTGAGCGAATTCCCATTGAGCCTGAACTTGCCGAGCAGATGGGTGTGGGGCGCTCAACCGTGCGCGAAGCCGTGCGCTCGCTTGCGAGCATGGGCATGCTCGAAACGGCGCCGGGTCGCGGAACATTCGTTCGCTCGGCAACACCCACCAGCTCACTGCTCGACGAGTTTCTTGCCGACTTCTCGCTCGAAGAGATCCTCAGCTACCGCCGCGCCCTCGAGGTCGAAGCGGCGCAGCAGGCTGCCCTACACCGCTCCGATGAAGACATCGAGGCACTCGAACTCGCAACCGTCGAAGAGGTGGGCTGCTCGCGCTGCCCAGTGCTCAGCCTGGGTGATTCGGGCGCAGGCGCGTTCGACAGCCGCTTTCACCGCCTCATCTTCGACGCTGCGAAGAACCGGCTGCTTTCATCGCTCTATGCCGGCATCAACGACCAGTTGCGCACTCCGCAGCACCGCGGTCGCCTCGCGAACGTGGCGACGAGCGCCGAGATGGAACGAGATCACCATCGCGTGCTCGACGCCATCAAGCGCCGTGACTTCATCGACGCCGTGCACGCGATGGTCGACCACGTTGACCACGACGTGGTCATTGTGAACGAGCAGCAAGAGGTCGTGCCGCCTCTATTCCGCACCCCCGAGCAGCAGCAGCGTATGGACGATGTGCGCGAGGGGCGCCCCGCGACCGCCTAG